The Nematostella vectensis chromosome 11, jaNemVect1.1, whole genome shotgun sequence nucleotide sequence TTGAGTCTAGACGACAAAAGCGCCAGTTTTGTCTTTCCCGGCGTTCATCGGCGTATTCCTTCTCCCCTGTCTTAATTTGTCAATAATCGTTTCCAAGTTCATCGCCATTTTTAAATCGCCGTCCACCTTTAGCCCTCCCTGCATGTAGGAGTTAAAGGGTGTCACCTGCCCGTAAAATATATTCACCATTTCATCCACACTCATCGAAAACGTCACATCCGGGCTCTCTACTAGTTTATCCGTCGCTCTGATACTTCCAGGGACAGTGCTGAGGTCCATGATCCAAGTTCCTCCATTTTCTCCAGTAATATCAAAGAGATAAGTTCCACCTATTCGTGACGTCATATCCTCTTCCAAGACCCCCTGGACAAGCGTGACAAGCTGAGCAGGCGTGAGAACAGAAGTGTCTGTACGTGTTGTGTTATTTCCGGTTGGGGTCGATACTTGATTGCCGACAcctaaaacaacaaaaaagtaaatataTCTAAGATTTCCAGAAAATACTTCAACGAAGAATTGGCTATTGCACCCGCATTAgaatagaaacctacctcaactactaCAATGCAGCGCGCaccttatataaaaaaaaaacgaagcgcgcgctgcgtgacggtagttgaggtaggtttcaatgtcgagtgcgcgcgcatgcttttagctggaatggcctactCTTCCTTGTATGGTTTGATTCATGAAAACTAGTTATTACAATCTTGAAGCTAGTTTGTAGTTGTCTCATCGTCGAGCGTCATTCTCGCGATCGGCACGGCTGTGCCGATCTCAGAGGGTGCTAAGCCTTTGAATTGGTAGACGaagcaatgcatcatgggtagcGAAAAGGCCTCTACAAACCGAATCATACTCGTAGCccgagtatcaggcgattCTGACACTCGGGCTAGGTACATCAAGACAAGTACAACTCACGGGATTTCATCGATTCGGATAGGGCATTACACAAAGAGCATTTCAGGTTTAACCTTAGGCCATGCACAGACGTCGTATTTTCCATCAGCCGTATctaatgcaaatgcatgcaaatgaagataaaacaaaacacCTGGTTAATGCATTAACGACGTCGGCGACATGTAGAGTTTGACATGTTTGCCTAGTTTTGCCTGTTTAGAtcctagaaaaacaaaattgaatTTGACTTTTGGAAGTAGGAAAAATTacctaaaattaaaacaacacTTAGTTTAACCTAGGGCGTAGCTCTTCATAGAAAATGACATGTTTGTATCTGAAAAAGGTTATAACAAATTACGCTAGTAAAGTGTGAAGAAAAATGATCATTTACATTAATTTAAAATGCACAATTATCTGAGCTTGCACAAAATAAATAGTACCAGAATAAATAGACTATAAGTTGCGTTTACAAATACAAATGGCAAACAGAAAGCAGTCTCCTTTGCGTGCTCAAGACGGTTTTTAAATGTCATGAGTTAATTTAAAGGTTGCTTAAGCCTCTCGCTCGTAATCGTGTCAAAGTCGACTTCcactttttattaaaaaatataacactGTTGATTAGAAAAATACTATAGTGATGCTAAGAGGGCTCGGGGTGGCTTTGACAATTTATTAACTCTCTTGTATAAAGATATGTTGTTTGTCATCCCTCAATATTCTTATTTTGTGCAATTTTCATATCAACACTTGTAATGAGATCACCATGTGTAGTCGGTGTTTCACACTTATACCGAGAATAAGAAATTAAAAGTTGGAAGCCAATTGGCAGTTGTCGACTCTGCCGATATATGCGGTATTGTGGCGATTGGATACGTGATCTTTTGCCTAAGATTTCTTTTCACACATCCATTGTGGCGTAATAAGCAATACTTATGAACGTTTCCAGTATAAGGCCCTCTCAAGTTCGACTTCACCATGCCAATACAACAATCACGCCTCTCACTCGAATGTACACAAGACCCCAACAAGATTTCAATCTTGAACTTTTAACTTGGTCTACATaagtgttttttattttttatttttttatctaactCGTAGTGTCTTCTCTTTAATGAAATTGCGCGGATATATATGCTTAGCACCTGTGCTCAAAGCGGCCTATTAGCTTAGTGCGCTGTATAATTACATGCAGGTGAAAAGCATGATGTATATGTTCCTGCAATACAAGCTCCCGCCtacatacaaaaaaacagataaCCAACATAGTCAACAATTAGCAAAGAAATTGAAACATTCGAAAAGCATCCTCGAAAGAATCACCGGATTTTTCGCACCAAATGTCAATTTATAATTACTCTTGTTATCACTTTACAAAATGGATGCAATTCGGGCAAATCACGTACCAAGAGTGTGTGGCAGTTGCTATACTAAACGGACTTACTATTTTACCCGCTATTATCTTAAATGCCTTAATACTTGTATCGATCTGGAGGACACCTTCGCTTCACTTGCCGGCCATGGTTTTATTGGGCAACCTGGCGTTGTCTGATTTTGCTGTTGGGATCATCGCCCAGCCCGTGATAATAGCGACTTCGTTTCTTGAACTGAGAGGGAACGAGTACCAAGAGGCTTATTGCGAGAGCGCGATCGCATACGTTTCGACTTCGACTCAGTTCGGAGGCGTTTCTCTACTAAGTATCACAGCAGTGACGGTTGATAGATTCCTGGCTATATATCTTCATCTTCGTTACCGAAGCATAGTGACAATGAAAAAGACAGTCATACTTTGTGTTCTAATTTGGTTCATGTCGCTATCTGTAGCGCTCTTTTGGATGGCTGGATTCACCTTTTACAGCACTGCGACCAATTCAATCATGTCTCTTTGTATGGCTATAATTGTCATTTGCTACGGTTACATCTACAAGACTCTACGACGACACCAAGTGCAAGTCGACGTCCAAAATACTTGTTCTGTGGTCGCAACAGAGGCCTCAATGACGGATACTAAAGACGAACTAAGGCCTACttcaattaaaaaatacagaaagTCTGTGATAAGCTCATTGTATATCTATTTCGCGTTCGTCATGTGTTATTTTCCGCTGTTTTGCGCGCTGGTTTATAACGAGATAACGAAAGATAACTATTTATCGCCGAAGTTTGTCAAATTTGGGGGAACCATCGTCTTGGCAAACTCTGCTTTGAATCCGGTGATATTTTGCTGGAGGTTGAAGGAGTTAAGAAACGCAGTAAGAGAAACTCTAGAAAATGTGCGTGAGTTAATAGGACTTACAGGGAGCAACGTAAAGGCTTTAAGGTAGCAAAGCCGAAAGTAGTGATATTTATACTTATAGTCATAACCTTAAAGTTTATATATCCTAAGTTTATATTATAAGAAAAGCGAGATAAAGAAtgccaaaaataaataatgagtTTTGGATAACTATATCAGAACTTGGACTTAGTGAGCACCATCTCAATTCCCATCTTTTCACTACAGGTGACTGAGAAATCGTAGTTTGTACCATTTCAGTTCCCATTCTTGTTCCCATTGATGCAGGCTGCTTATACTATAGCAAGAAAATTTAATAGAACATGGAAAAATGTGTTACAAACCAATTAAAACATCTTTCTGTTCTCCTTAGTTAATTGCAATAATAAATAGAGAGAATAGCACTCTGCGAAATGGGTTATATGCGAAGGATCCAGTTGGTTTATATTATATCCAAGGATGAGTAAAGGTACAGCCTACCGAAGCCGACAAGTACTATTTTCTATCCATTTCCATCCGCTCTATGTGAGGCTTTTCAACCAACATACAATCTAAggtcaaaaataataataaacctaaTATTAAAATCACTCTATAAGCGAAGTACATCCTCTTAGAAGACTCAAAGTCACTAATctaattgaaaatacattgTTAAAAAATAGAGCTGCACCAAGGTATATTCTTATTTGTATAATCGTGGTATCAAGAACATATTTTGTCCGATGGGCGAATTATTGACAAGCCTGTTAATAAAAATCGGGAAtgaatgatgatgacgttTAACGTGCTCCCCATGGAATACcattatgggggggggggggggggaccgcGTGTGAAATCCGATGCTTTAAAGCCGCTTTtttaccagtttacttccggtcgattgcgTAACATCCGATAATTTTCAACGGAAAAGGCGAAAAAGTTTTCTAAATaataaaagcagtgtgtccattggaagtttcttcgaagatttgatcgataatttagagcggatggccagCGATGATTCTaacagattcttttgtctattGTCAGTATCGCCAcctccaatatttcgaggcctggtcaggggcgtagccagggaaATGAcccagggggcccgggccccacttctagcagccaaaaatacagtaaatgtatgagacattatctaaaatacaggagaaaatgccttgaaagggccttttgggccccctcctgttaaaaatcctggctacgccgctgctgGTACAGCTATGTACGTACCTAGATAAGTAATGCAGTATTAGACGCATTACGTAGATTGaagtatgtttttatttgccaCTATGTGAGTTGCTTCGTATCGATCATTTTAAAGCTTTGTATGGCCTTAGCGAGTGGATAAGTCAAAGAAGCTTATTCTTCTTTTTCGTTAAGGATTGGACCAAAAACAACCCCACAAACACTCGATTTCAATCCCCCATTTCCCCCATTTCCAACAGCTGAATCATATTACGACGTCAAGGACAACTAACTACATACAGTACCTGGGAAAAGACCCTGAAGTATGTTTGCCAGTGCAGCATTCTGACCACCTGAGAACATCTGTGCAATATCAACCCCTCCAGTGTCACGTGGCTCTTTTAGTACCTGGACATCCGACCTGGGGGAGTTAAAGATAGCAGGAGGGTAGGGTTAGTCTAAAAGTTCTTGCCTTAGGGTAGTTGAGCTTGCAATTTCTAAGGGAAAACCATGCATACTGTACTAATCATAGAAGTTGTGTATAACATAGCTCCTTACATTTGAACACGTTCCACCTCCGCTCCCCACTTGCCAGCCATCTTGTTTACACCATCCTAAAATAGTAAAAACATAGCAGTCAATAATAAGGCACTAATAGAATGCCCATCATCTTATAATTACCTTTTAAATGACTGTCGCCTCAGATAATCAATGATTGTATGAAATACTGCAGCAATTTCATTATTAATACAGCAATAGTTAAAAAACGCAGTAAGGTTCTGTCCAAcccaataaatacaaaaagattTGCAAGATCAGTTGATGGGCTTTTCAAACCTTTACTATGAATgcatgttaatttttttttttaggaaattgTTCAACTGTTAAATacatataataaaaacatcaGCATTGCAAACCTTGACTTCAATGTTGATGAACTTTCTGTCGCCTTGGGCTTGGGGAACTGTTCGTCTTGCCACACAGTTTGATAGGGAGGTTTGTGCTATAGAACGTAGGGACTGATTAAGGTTCTGTATTGCCGTTTGTGATAGAACAGCATCTCGTATACGAAATTGGACATCTGCCCCAACCATAATCCAGCCATCATCCTTTGTATGAACCTGTTTGGACAGTCAATGATTAGAAGGATGTCAATTCTATTGGGTTTTTGTAGCTTGTTTGCAGATGCGAGTTTTTCTTACCCTCGCCCCCTTAATTTACAGTATGCTTTTTATACAGAACTTGGTAGATTAGACCAAGAACTGAAAACACGTCATACAGTACATACTCTGCCAATGTGTGCAAAGGCTTCCCACTCGTGTCAGTGAAGGATTTCTAAGGACATATGAATTCCCGCAAATAAACACCTATATGAGTTATATCTTCATGCTCgaatttatgaaaaaaacttaGGTTTGGATGTAAATGTATCCGTCGGTGGTGTTTTTTcgtaacaagaaaaaaaaattacgagTTTAGAGCGATATTAATTCTGACTACCTCTCAGCTTCAGCACATTTTTTTGCCAGAATTTTACCAGTACGAAAACACTGACACTGGTACAGGATGGGAGAGGGGTGTAACTGTCCccaaatctttttttaaagcaatcCACTTTAACCCATgagaaatgattttttgaaAGTCAATGTTAGGTTTCGCAATGATTGGGACATAGCAGCTGGTCAAATGGCATCCTTGGAATGTAATTTGCATAGACAGCAAAGCCCCACACCACCCTAGACTTCTATTGACCTTCTCTATCCCCCTTCCCAATCAACAGATTGCAAACTTCAACATCCCACATGTACTTCCCTTAGCTCTATAAGTTACGTTTCACACAACAGCTCACCATTTAAAAGCTAGTGCGGAAACTGTGAGAAGACAAGTCAGGTGTAGGTTGGTGCGGGGCTAAGCTGTCTATGCAAATTAAATTCCAAGTATGCCATTTgaccaaaaaaatcatttctcaTAGGTTTTTTAAAAGggacattaaaaaaatcaactcGGGGATAGTGGTTGATTTTGATTTAAATTAGTCAGAAAATCATGCTGAAGCTGAGGTAGTCAGAATTAAGTTGCCAGCCTTGTCTTTATTGACATACTTAGTATTGACTCAAAATCTGAGACAAACTTATATCGCTAACTCCTAAAATTGAGCTGCTTGGGAAGACAAAACACCACACACGGACACATTCACATTccaactaagtttatttcataAATTAGAGCATGAAGATATAACTCATAGATGTTTATTTGGGTAAATTTATAGGAGGCCTGTGATGTGTGTATGGGAAACAAATACTGAAAtatgtttttgaaaataagagGACTTCAGTTCTTTTACCCCTCTTTCCCTTTTGATTTCTTTGAAATAAGAGGGTTCTAATTTGCTGGATTAACATTGTAGGGACCACCAGAGCACCCAACAAATTCCCCATAAGTGTGCACCTATGTAACATAGGTACATTATGCATTCTATGCTTATGTGTTATATGCTTTGGTTAATAAGCTTAaaagtaatatatatatatatcttggtttgtaggaaaaacacgcgaactaccgtttcatctctacaagcctgtttcgtggttacCCACTCATCACGAGATTTAtcttatatatataatgcgtgagtgcaggcgttcatataacagtgctcaatacataggtgtagagcgggatatatcttggtttgtagtcaatgaaacggtagttcgcatgtttttttttcctacaatgaaacggtagttcgcgtgttttttttcctaaaatgaaacggtagtttgcggtttttttttctacaaaccaagatatatatatatatatatatatataaaaaaatcccctgatgagtgggcaaccacgaaacagacctgtagggaaacctatgtagtttgtattcttc carries:
- the LOC5503228 gene encoding stomatin-like protein 1 — its product is MSRYFTYTNLPEHQVAIYHDERVSMFDDGERKPENRILSLLVTGLFTLLIVLTFPISAFFCIKVLRDYERAVIFRLGRLIKPKGPGVILIIPCLDNWTRVDMRSRAFNVPPQKVHTKDDGWIMVGADVQFRIRDAVLSQTAIQNLNQSLRSIAQTSLSNCVARRTVPQAQGDRKFINIEVKDGVNKMAGKWGAEVERVQMSDVQVLKEPRDTGGVDIAQMFSGGQNAALANILQGLFPGVGNQVSTPTGNNTTRTDTSVLTPAQLVTLVQGVLEEDMTSRIGGTYLFDITGENGGTWIMDLSTVPGSIRATDKLVESPDVTFSMSVDEMVNIFYGQVTPFNSYMQGGLKVDGDLKMAMNLETIIDKLRQGRRNTPMNAGKDKTGAFVV